TCAAAATGGATCTTAATGTATATTTCTTAATTTAAAACAGGGAGAATAATCATGGCTAGAAAAGATGTGGAAGACCTGCTTGTCGCCGGCGGCGAGGATAAAAATGTACGGGCCCGATATGACGTCCCGGCAACCATGGAGGAGTTCGTCACCCTGGCCGCTGAAGACGGGTACAGCTTCACGGTGGAGG
The Pseudomonadota bacterium DNA segment above includes these coding regions:
- a CDS encoding Nif11-like leader peptide family natural product precursor — protein: MARKDVEDLLVAGGEDKNVRARYDVPATMEEFVTLAAEDGYSFTVEELAAVLKESGDVFEKNGNPAKRQIWWV